The Methanoplanus sp. FWC-SCC4 genome has a window encoding:
- a CDS encoding DUF367 family protein — MIPLLAWRDNTCNPKVCSVKKLEKFRLVKIYPKIQQIPKNTLLLDPTATQALSPADKIAPSITVLDCSWEKLNTGIVEGWHRRRALPFLVAANPGHFGRAFMLNSVEAYAAALYILGEKEQAELVLSKFNWGLRFLEVNKEPLEEYAEAKDSSDIVRIQSYYI; from the coding sequence ATGATACCGCTTCTCGCCTGGCGGGATAACACCTGCAACCCGAAAGTGTGCTCGGTCAAAAAACTCGAAAAGTTCCGGCTTGTTAAAATATATCCGAAGATTCAGCAGATTCCTAAGAATACTCTCCTGCTTGACCCGACAGCAACACAGGCACTCTCCCCCGCAGATAAAATTGCACCTTCAATTACTGTACTTGACTGTTCATGGGAGAAACTCAATACAGGTATCGTGGAAGGATGGCACAGGAGAAGGGCTCTGCCTTTCCTTGTCGCCGCAAACCCGGGCCATTTCGGGAGGGCTTTTATGCTGAACTCAGTAGAGGCATATGCGGCGGCTTTGTACATCCTTGGAGAAAAAGAGCAGGCAGAACTTGTGCTTTCCAAATTCAACTGGGGCCTGAGATTTCTTGAAGTGAATAAGGAACCGCTTGAAGAATATGCAGAGGCAAAGGATTCTTCCGATATTGTAAGGATTCAGTCATATTATATTTGA
- a CDS encoding flavodoxin family protein — protein MTKVIILNSSPRANGNTEILCRECADAIEKSGLEAEIISFRGKNIRSCIACNSCKKNPGKCAIDDDGLNEIIEKIKEAKGLIVASPVYFGTARGDLMSAIQRISMVSYGGDRFLSKMAGGPIAVGRRGGHTSTIQELLMFYFINDMIVAGSDYWNIAFGKAREEVTEDEEGIKTIRKFGENVAMIINSLSH, from the coding sequence ATGACAAAGGTAATTATTCTTAATTCAAGTCCGAGAGCTAACGGGAATACCGAAATACTCTGCAGGGAATGCGCTGATGCAATAGAGAAAAGCGGTCTTGAGGCTGAAATCATTTCTTTCAGGGGTAAAAACATAAGATCATGTATTGCATGCAATTCCTGCAAGAAAAACCCGGGCAAATGTGCAATAGATGACGATGGTCTTAATGAAATTATTGAAAAAATCAAAGAGGCAAAGGGCCTGATTGTTGCATCACCGGTATATTTCGGAACCGCAAGAGGAGATCTGATGTCAGCAATACAGAGGATTTCAATGGTCTCATACGGAGGCGACAGATTCCTGTCAAAAATGGCAGGGGGACCGATTGCCGTTGGAAGACGTGGCGGGCATACATCAACAATACAGGAACTTCTGATGTTTTATTTCATAAATGACATGATTGTCGCAGGTTCTGACTACTGGAATATTGCATTCGGAAAGGCCAGAGAAGAAGTAACGGAAGATGAAGAGGGCATCAAAACAATAAGAAAATTCGGGGAAAATGTTGCGATGATAATTAATTCATTGTCACACTAA
- a CDS encoding response regulator: MNSRILIVEDEGIVSLDIRETLENLGYRVVGEARTGIEAMDLAKEFMPDLILMDIKLHGEIDGIEAADRIYSLYDIPVIYLTSHSDESTLKRALKTNAFGYLVKPFNERELYSNIEMTIHKHRIMKKVEPAEEIDTTLTFVSDAVVTTGHDHIIKRINPAAESVTGWTREEAFGMDFFELFEVDKNVVSDMMEAVSRDAFEKRSLLSWVDNLTLKKKSGEILDISMNIGYVRGNRRIPDEFFFVLIPKGSDGDMKENSLERYYRIIMDAIDVPVYLIDSEMDIVIYNQAFSDLCVSLGVNLNHLDKPAYEVLPSAIFGNKWDYTDIFKSGSAFEKERTYKEGGILRYLSIETIPLTDGRKVTHAAVIVRDLTREKEIEDRDEMVAMNFRAHSKNVEEIADLCGLLKEPLSRARKTASSGDTYEMRKIRESLSEISDVLYEIDMKWLKYEKMRNFFDIQNSLSEDKDNSD; encoded by the coding sequence ATGAACAGCAGAATCCTTATAGTGGAGGACGAAGGGATTGTCTCTCTTGATATAAGGGAAACGCTTGAAAACCTCGGCTACCGGGTAGTCGGTGAAGCCCGCACAGGTATTGAGGCGATGGATCTTGCAAAAGAGTTCATGCCGGATCTCATACTCATGGATATCAAACTCCACGGAGAAATTGACGGAATAGAGGCGGCAGACAGGATCTATTCATTATATGACATCCCGGTAATTTATCTCACCTCGCATTCGGATGAGTCAACACTTAAGCGTGCTCTGAAAACCAATGCTTTCGGCTATCTGGTAAAGCCTTTCAACGAGAGGGAACTTTACAGCAATATTGAGATGACAATCCACAAGCACAGGATAATGAAGAAGGTCGAACCGGCAGAGGAGATTGATACGACTCTGACTTTCGTATCGGATGCAGTTGTTACAACCGGACATGACCACATAATTAAAAGAATAAATCCTGCTGCAGAATCCGTAACCGGGTGGACACGTGAAGAGGCCTTTGGAATGGACTTCTTTGAGCTCTTTGAGGTTGACAAAAATGTTGTCTCAGATATGATGGAAGCAGTTTCCAGGGATGCATTCGAGAAGAGATCACTTTTGTCATGGGTTGACAATCTGACGCTTAAGAAAAAATCCGGAGAGATACTTGACATCTCAATGAATATCGGATATGTGCGGGGCAACAGGAGAATCCCTGATGAGTTCTTTTTTGTCCTGATTCCAAAGGGCAGTGATGGAGATATGAAAGAGAATAGTCTTGAGAGATATTACAGGATAATAATGGATGCCATTGATGTGCCTGTTTATCTCATCGATTCAGAGATGGATATTGTAATTTACAATCAGGCATTTTCTGATCTCTGTGTAAGTCTTGGGGTAAATCTCAATCATCTCGATAAACCGGCTTATGAAGTTCTTCCTTCTGCGATATTCGGGAACAAATGGGATTATACTGACATCTTCAAGAGCGGCTCGGCATTTGAAAAGGAGCGTACATATAAAGAAGGCGGGATTTTGCGTTATCTGAGTATAGAAACCATTCCGCTGACCGATGGGAGAAAAGTTACTCATGCCGCCGTTATTGTCCGTGATCTGACCCGGGAGAAAGAGATAGAAGACCGTGATGAAATGGTTGCGATGAATTTCAGGGCTCACAGCAAAAATGTGGAAGAGATTGCTGATCTTTGTGGTCTGTTGAAAGAACCGCTCAGCCGGGCACGAAAGACTGCTTCATCAGGGGACACGTATGAAATGAGAAAGATACGTGAATCTCTCTCGGAAATATCCGATGTATTATATGAAATTGATATGAAGTGGCTGAAATATGAGAAGATGAGGAATTTCTTTGATATTCAAAACAGCCTTAGCGAAGATAAGGATAACAGTGACTGA
- a CDS encoding ABC transporter permease: MADLRFLYVYKRDMTRYFRFKTQLLSSLLQPILWLTFFGMAMAGNFDRILPASPVISGVLNVDYLTFMCAGIIAVTILFTNIFGGFILLFDKNWGLLREVVASPMPRRNLIIGIALSGVTKSLIQATIILVYGLALGVTFFEGKSFLNILLSLGGILLFISVFAVSFLCISSSIALRMDSPEGFQGITTLLTMPLFFVSNALYPTESFPPFLHDLSGINPLTHLINGIRYFAIGDNFSAIGLDFAYTTNDILFSFGFLVVFAMITFTIALKTVERVVVT; the protein is encoded by the coding sequence ATGGCTGATCTTAGATTTCTCTATGTCTATAAAAGAGATATGACAAGGTATTTCCGGTTTAAAACGCAGCTTTTGTCATCTCTCCTCCAGCCAATTCTCTGGCTCACATTCTTCGGGATGGCAATGGCAGGAAACTTTGACAGAATCCTGCCGGCTTCCCCGGTGATCTCAGGAGTACTGAATGTTGACTACCTTACATTCATGTGTGCGGGAATTATCGCTGTTACAATTCTTTTCACAAACATATTCGGCGGATTTATTCTTTTGTTTGACAAAAACTGGGGCCTTTTGCGTGAGGTTGTCGCAAGTCCCATGCCGAGAAGAAACCTGATTATCGGAATTGCATTGTCAGGTGTCACAAAATCTCTGATACAGGCCACAATTATCCTGGTCTACGGACTGGCACTCGGCGTAACCTTCTTTGAGGGCAAATCCTTCCTGAATATTCTTCTCTCGTTAGGAGGGATATTACTCTTCATATCAGTGTTTGCAGTCTCCTTTCTCTGCATATCCTCATCAATTGCTCTCAGGATGGACTCCCCTGAAGGTTTTCAGGGCATTACAACACTTCTGACAATGCCTTTGTTTTTTGTCTCAAATGCTCTTTACCCGACAGAAAGTTTTCCCCCGTTTCTTCATGACCTGAGCGGGATAAATCCACTGACACATTTGATAAACGGGATCAGGTATTTTGCAATCGGAGACAATTTCTCTGCAATAGGGCTTGATTTTGCATATACAACAAATGATATTCTCTTTTCATTTGGATTTCTGGTTGTCTTTGCAATGATCACATTCACTATTGCACTAAAGACTGTTGAAAGAGTTGTCGTGACATAG
- a CDS encoding class I SAM-dependent methyltransferase: protein MKIRTSYSNIWKERMLKVFEYDEKYGNRTKWESTEHAREYWDKTKKDQKRITDQIALISPKKTDRILDIGSGPGTIAIPAAKIAKSVVAVEPSKGMCTVLKERAEEEGLSNITVIQKRWEDVLSDELPEDKFDIVVASYSISIADLKTEILRMNSICSGKVFLFWFAGDFTWDDKDFAEFWKTIKSKDFYPGPKADILYGVLYEVQIYPEVTTFPIRVKDVYDSPETASEKICQRHSVTDDNDRKKVLDYLTKKYTGRTEISGFSTRVCMWWDVKN from the coding sequence TTGAAGATCAGGACTTCTTACAGCAATATCTGGAAAGAACGGATGCTTAAGGTTTTTGAGTATGATGAAAAATACGGAAACCGGACTAAATGGGAATCCACAGAGCATGCAAGAGAATACTGGGATAAGACAAAGAAGGATCAGAAGAGGATAACGGATCAGATAGCGCTTATCAGCCCGAAAAAAACCGACAGGATACTTGACATTGGTTCAGGCCCCGGAACAATTGCGATTCCGGCGGCAAAGATTGCAAAGAGTGTTGTTGCAGTAGAACCCTCAAAAGGCATGTGCACTGTTTTAAAGGAGAGGGCAGAAGAGGAGGGGCTGTCAAACATAACCGTTATTCAGAAGAGGTGGGAGGATGTCTTATCAGACGAACTTCCCGAAGATAAGTTTGACATTGTTGTTGCGTCATACTCGATCTCGATTGCGGACTTAAAAACCGAGATACTCAGGATGAATTCAATATGCTCCGGAAAGGTCTTTCTCTTCTGGTTTGCAGGCGATTTCACATGGGATGACAAAGACTTTGCAGAGTTCTGGAAGACCATTAAATCAAAGGATTTCTACCCCGGGCCAAAGGCTGATATCCTGTATGGAGTCCTCTATGAAGTTCAGATTTACCCCGAAGTGACCACATTTCCAATAAGGGTTAAAGATGTATATGATTCACCAGAAACGGCATCTGAAAAGATATGCCAGAGGCATTCTGTCACAGACGATAACGACAGAAAAAAAGTCCTTGATTACCTGACAAAAAAATACACAGGCAGAACTGAAATCTCAGGCTTTTCTACCCGCGTCTGCATGTGGTGGGATGTAAAAAACTGA
- a CDS encoding DUF362 domain-containing protein, with product MTSKVYFANLQEKKPFENTIELIDRLFDESDAGNIIEKGDLAGIKVHFGERGCDTYTNPVFVRRIVDKIKAKGGKPFLTDTDTLYSGSRFNSVDHMNVAIEHGFDYAVTGAPIIISGGLKTDTEALVEINKKHFKTVRIAPEIIDSDCMFVISHFKGHVVAGFGGAIKNLGMGCATREGKRDQHNVLQPHVDENSCNGCKKCARICPVSAPEISEGVCVINEKVCVSCGQCVPNCPENAISFNWDTDIVPFTERLSEYALGAVLGKEKKIYYINFVINVTPHCDCASWSDPVIVPDIGILASDDPVAIDAASRDLVNAQRGIMHTHLHSNFEEGEDKFKGTWEYTNGDRQLEYGQEIGLGSMDYELIRI from the coding sequence ATGACCAGCAAAGTATATTTTGCAAATCTTCAGGAAAAAAAACCGTTTGAAAATACTATTGAACTCATAGACAGGCTTTTTGATGAATCTGATGCAGGGAATATTATAGAAAAAGGCGATCTTGCCGGGATAAAGGTTCATTTCGGTGAAAGGGGATGTGACACCTATACAAATCCCGTTTTTGTAAGAAGGATTGTTGATAAAATAAAGGCAAAGGGGGGAAAGCCCTTCCTTACAGATACTGATACACTGTATTCAGGTTCAAGGTTCAATTCGGTTGACCATATGAATGTCGCAATTGAACACGGTTTTGACTATGCAGTGACAGGTGCCCCCATAATTATAAGCGGCGGGCTTAAAACCGACACAGAGGCGCTGGTTGAGATCAACAAAAAGCACTTTAAGACTGTGAGGATTGCACCTGAGATTATTGATTCAGACTGCATGTTTGTCATATCACATTTCAAAGGCCATGTTGTGGCAGGATTCGGAGGAGCTATTAAAAATCTCGGCATGGGATGTGCGACAAGAGAAGGTAAAAGGGATCAGCACAATGTCCTTCAGCCGCATGTTGATGAAAACAGCTGCAACGGCTGTAAAAAATGTGCAAGGATCTGCCCTGTCAGTGCACCTGAGATTAGTGAGGGCGTTTGTGTCATTAATGAGAAAGTATGTGTTTCATGCGGCCAGTGTGTCCCAAACTGTCCTGAAAATGCGATTTCATTCAACTGGGATACAGACATTGTCCCGTTCACAGAAAGACTTTCTGAATATGCACTTGGTGCTGTCCTTGGAAAAGAGAAAAAAATCTATTACATCAATTTCGTGATCAACGTGACTCCCCACTGTGACTGTGCATCATGGAGTGATCCTGTAATAGTGCCTGACATCGGCATACTTGCATCAGATGATCCGGTGGCAATCGATGCCGCATCACGCGACCTTGTAAACGCCCAGAGAGGAATTATGCATACACATCTTCATTCAAACTTTGAGGAAGGGGAAGACAAATTCAAAGGTACCTGGGAATATACAAACGGAGACCGCCAGCTTGAATACGGGCAGGAGATCGGTCTTGGAAGCATGGATTATGAACTTATCAGGATCTAA
- a CDS encoding ATP-binding cassette domain-containing protein, translating into MTEEKMIEISNLYHSYGDFEAVKGISFDVRKGEIFSFLGPNGAGKSTAINVLITLLKLQKGEVKIAGYDLTKEPSKVRESIGIVFQEITLDRDMTVEETLQFHGRLYSMPGGLRKQRTDELLELVELKDKRKALIKELSGGMKRRLEIARGLMTRPKVLFLDEPTIGLDPQTRMKMWEYLRAVNKQGTTIFLTTHYMDEADTLSDRIGIIDHGKIIAMGTPESLKNGLGEDVIYITTSDNEKAILSIKGFPGIKESKKKDREIFVIAKEDGTKLLPHLIHRLEEENIDVLSVNLKKPSMDDVFMHYTGRELRDEDASPQPFSPRRK; encoded by the coding sequence ATGACTGAAGAAAAAATGATTGAAATTTCAAACCTTTATCATAGTTATGGCGATTTTGAGGCAGTTAAGGGCATATCATTTGATGTCAGAAAAGGGGAGATATTCTCATTTTTAGGTCCAAACGGAGCCGGAAAAAGCACTGCAATCAATGTTTTGATAACCCTTTTAAAACTTCAGAAGGGAGAGGTTAAAATTGCAGGATATGATCTTACAAAAGAGCCCTCAAAAGTCAGGGAATCGATAGGAATCGTATTTCAGGAGATTACCCTTGACAGAGACATGACTGTGGAAGAGACACTTCAGTTTCACGGAAGACTATATTCTATGCCGGGGGGACTTCGAAAACAAAGAACTGACGAACTGCTTGAACTGGTGGAATTAAAAGATAAGCGAAAAGCGCTTATAAAAGAGCTTTCAGGCGGAATGAAAAGAAGACTCGAGATTGCAAGAGGGCTTATGACAAGGCCCAAAGTCCTCTTCCTCGATGAACCGACGATAGGCCTTGATCCACAGACCAGAATGAAGATGTGGGAGTATCTCAGAGCGGTTAACAAACAGGGGACAACGATATTCCTTACAACCCACTACATGGATGAGGCGGACACCCTTTCCGACAGGATAGGAATAATCGATCACGGAAAAATTATTGCCATGGGAACACCCGAATCATTAAAAAACGGTCTTGGAGAAGATGTAATCTATATTACAACTTCAGACAATGAAAAGGCAATCCTGTCCATAAAGGGTTTTCCCGGCATTAAAGAGTCTAAAAAAAAGGACAGGGAAATATTTGTTATTGCAAAGGAAGACGGCACAAAACTTCTCCCTCACCTCATTCACAGACTTGAAGAAGAAAATATTGATGTATTGTCAGTAAACCTCAAAAAACCCTCAATGGATGATGTATTCATGCACTACACAGGCAGGGAGCTGAGGGATGAAGACGCCTCTCCACAGCCATTTAGCCCACGGAGAAAATAA
- a CDS encoding ABC transporter substrate binding protein gives MAEKSSVPVYVMIENAMNTGALGGAVISPYQYGRNTAEIGYEIISGKNPGEIPVNTDTGYKIVFDMNAIERFGISEDLLPQNATIINSPDKFVLIPASVFVIVILSALGLVVISVMLSLSNRKIKITRDLLVTSENRLAMAMEATKDGLWDFNFNTNDYYLSPAGYEMLGYKPGEVTFSPETWNKNIHPDDHKRVLTEYTDALKKHGKLISEYRLKTKEDGWKWIRARGEVVWVSDEKSSRFTGTFSDVDEKIKYKNALMEINNKLNILSTVTRHDILNQVAALLGYTEIMKDSPALDDELNSYINKLEKSAETIQKQINFTKDYQKLGLVQPEWQSLETVVRRAAGFAHWNDIEININTGSVEIFADLMLEKVFYNLFDNANRHGGSVSEINTTFRVDEAGRGIITVEDNGRGIKTDKKPIIFEKGYGQNSGYGLFLIKNILEITSISITETGTYDKGAKFEIFVPKDCWNIPAEPKDI, from the coding sequence ATTGCAGAAAAAAGTTCTGTTCCTGTGTATGTCATGATTGAAAATGCAATGAATACGGGAGCACTCGGAGGGGCCGTTATTTCACCATACCAGTATGGAAGAAATACTGCAGAGATTGGTTATGAAATAATCAGCGGAAAAAACCCGGGAGAGATTCCTGTCAATACTGATACCGGATACAAAATTGTTTTTGACATGAACGCAATTGAGAGATTCGGCATATCAGAAGATCTTCTCCCTCAAAATGCAACAATCATAAACAGTCCTGATAAATTTGTATTAATCCCGGCGTCGGTTTTTGTCATTGTAATCCTCTCGGCCCTCGGACTTGTCGTAATATCAGTTATGCTAAGTCTTTCAAACAGGAAAATCAAAATTACAAGAGACCTGCTTGTCACAAGCGAAAACAGACTTGCAATGGCAATGGAAGCGACCAAAGACGGATTATGGGATTTTAATTTTAACACAAACGATTACTATCTGAGTCCTGCCGGATATGAGATGTTAGGATATAAACCCGGCGAAGTCACTTTTTCACCGGAAACATGGAACAAAAATATTCATCCTGACGATCACAAAAGAGTGCTCACAGAATACACAGATGCTCTCAAAAAACACGGTAAACTCATATCTGAATACAGACTTAAAACCAAAGAGGACGGATGGAAGTGGATCAGGGCAAGAGGGGAAGTCGTTTGGGTCTCAGATGAAAAATCATCAAGGTTTACAGGAACTTTCTCCGATGTAGATGAAAAAATAAAATACAAAAATGCTTTAATGGAGATAAACAACAAACTCAATATCCTCTCCACAGTAACAAGGCATGATATACTCAACCAGGTGGCTGCCCTTTTGGGGTACACAGAGATTATGAAGGACAGCCCTGCTCTTGATGATGAGCTGAATTCATACATAAACAAACTTGAAAAATCAGCGGAAACCATACAAAAGCAGATCAATTTTACAAAGGATTATCAAAAACTCGGATTGGTTCAGCCCGAATGGCAAAGTCTCGAAACAGTTGTAAGAAGAGCCGCCGGTTTTGCACACTGGAATGATATTGAGATTAACATCAATACAGGCAGTGTTGAAATTTTTGCCGACCTTATGCTTGAAAAGGTCTTTTACAACCTTTTTGACAATGCAAACAGGCACGGGGGCTCTGTTTCTGAGATTAATACAACCTTCAGGGTGGATGAGGCAGGAAGAGGCATAATTACTGTTGAAGATAACGGCAGGGGTATAAAGACTGATAAAAAACCGATAATATTTGAGAAGGGTTATGGTCAGAATTCAGGTTACGGACTCTTCCTTATAAAAAATATCCTGGAGATTACCAGTATATCAATAACGGAAACAGGAACATATGATAAAGGAGCAAAATTTGAGATATTTGTTCCAAAAGACTGCTGGAATATCCCGGCAGAACCAAAAGATATATAA
- a CDS encoding sensor histidine kinase, producing the protein MFKENGVGQKGGSDEQWVIITLLLTALAFFANYFSYVFEITDTTANIFLIPIIIATFLFQKRGLVYSVFVMGMYLIMVMFLQPGIPALVNAGEHAIIMVGIALIITLLSLALHKSEKKYRLLFETSPAPVIVISPENRVLDANESFFRVFGYPPELILGKRMGELPVLTEESRAVLENYLENKKEARSFKESMDIDLTGEKGEIHNCRVITNTLYDDDGETDVKVAVIMDVTDNVVAEEKIRASLCEKETLLREVHHRVKNNLQVIVSMLKLQSKRTDDPQIRSTLTDCQNRVYSMAMVHEKIYLSDSLADIDIREYLQSLSKMLLLEYSELLGRVSVLVRCDEYIHFDLDTVVPVALITNELISNSLKYAFPGKEEGTISIEVLKTDSMFSYRFRDDGIGMPDGFDIDESQTLGMKIVKTLVRQLNGEINIQKNLGTEIIIRFPVQR; encoded by the coding sequence ATGTTCAAAGAGAACGGTGTCGGGCAAAAAGGAGGATCTGATGAGCAATGGGTAATAATTACCCTCTTACTGACAGCACTTGCTTTCTTTGCAAATTATTTCTCTTATGTTTTTGAGATAACTGATACTACTGCAAACATATTTTTGATACCGATAATCATTGCAACATTCCTGTTTCAGAAGAGAGGTCTGGTTTATTCTGTATTTGTAATGGGCATGTATCTGATTATGGTCATGTTTCTTCAGCCCGGCATTCCTGCCTTGGTGAATGCAGGCGAACATGCAATTATAATGGTCGGGATTGCCCTGATAATTACCCTTCTCAGCCTGGCACTCCATAAAAGTGAAAAGAAGTACCGGCTTTTGTTTGAAACATCTCCTGCACCGGTTATTGTCATCTCTCCGGAGAACAGGGTTCTTGATGCCAATGAAAGTTTTTTCAGGGTTTTTGGTTATCCTCCTGAGTTAATTTTAGGAAAGAGGATGGGGGAGTTGCCTGTTTTAACTGAGGAGAGCAGGGCTGTACTTGAAAATTATCTGGAAAATAAAAAAGAGGCCCGGTCTTTTAAAGAATCCATGGATATCGATTTGACCGGTGAAAAGGGTGAGATTCACAACTGCCGGGTAATTACAAATACGCTTTACGATGATGACGGTGAAACTGATGTCAAAGTGGCGGTAATTATGGACGTCACAGACAATGTGGTTGCAGAAGAGAAGATAAGGGCATCTCTTTGTGAAAAGGAGACTCTTCTCCGTGAAGTTCATCACCGTGTCAAAAACAATCTTCAGGTAATTGTCAGTATGCTCAAGCTTCAGTCAAAAAGGACAGATGATCCCCAAATCCGTAGTACTTTAACTGACTGCCAGAACCGTGTGTATTCAATGGCAATGGTGCATGAAAAGATATACCTCTCAGACAGCCTTGCAGACATTGATATCCGTGAATATCTCCAAAGCCTCTCCAAAATGCTTCTTTTGGAGTATTCCGAGTTGCTGGGAAGGGTCAGTGTTCTTGTAAGGTGTGATGAGTATATCCACTTTGATCTTGACACCGTGGTGCCTGTCGCCCTTATTACAAACGAACTCATTTCAAACTCCTTAAAGTATGCCTTTCCCGGTAAAGAGGAAGGCACCATCTCAATAGAAGTCCTGAAAACAGACAGCATGTTTTCATACAGATTCAGGGATGACGGGATCGGAATGCCGGACGGGTTTGATATTGATGAATCGCAGACACTTGGGATGAAAATTGTAAAGACTCTCGTAAGGCAGCTGAACGGGGAGATAAATATTCAGAAAAACCTTGGAACAGAAATAATAATCAGATTCCCGGTCCAAAGATAA
- a CDS encoding nucleoside 2-deoxyribosyltransferase: protein MLSMYVLMCPCITDPSLRAKGITTGSDIDYFNRSIERCKTFGIKIHTLPCPETIYLGKNREPTNFLKSMNNSEFSSLLDSLEEQVRDFISENGRPLLIVGVDSSPSCGVDLTYYSDEKREGRGAFLSRFNDIPAVDVKEFADYRIYLAAPLFSEAERDFNLKLRDILEKNMFSVHLPQELDDSIDAREDERHRMIFEKNLEALKKADIVVGVIDGADADSGTAWEMGYAYASGKKIISLRTDFRKVGENELVNLMLEMSSKTVFCAEDIPGILKSPF, encoded by the coding sequence ATGCTATCAATGTATGTACTTATGTGCCCGTGCATAACAGATCCCTCACTGCGTGCAAAAGGGATCACAACCGGCTCCGATATTGATTATTTCAACCGGAGTATTGAGAGATGCAAAACATTCGGGATAAAAATACATACTCTCCCGTGTCCTGAAACGATATATCTCGGCAAAAACAGGGAGCCCACCAATTTCTTAAAAAGCATGAACAACAGTGAATTTTCATCCCTTCTTGACAGTCTTGAAGAACAGGTCAGGGATTTCATATCAGAGAACGGCAGGCCACTTTTGATTGTCGGGGTTGACTCTTCCCCGTCATGCGGTGTGGACCTGACATATTATTCTGATGAGAAAAGGGAAGGCAGAGGTGCTTTTCTTTCGAGATTTAATGATATACCCGCAGTTGATGTAAAGGAATTTGCTGATTACAGGATTTATCTGGCTGCACCTTTGTTTTCAGAGGCTGAAAGGGATTTCAACCTGAAGTTACGTGACATTCTTGAAAAGAATATGTTTTCTGTTCATCTTCCGCAGGAACTCGATGACAGCATTGATGCAAGGGAGGATGAAAGGCACAGGATGATATTTGAAAAGAATCTTGAGGCTCTTAAAAAAGCGGATATTGTTGTGGGTGTAATTGACGGTGCCGATGCCGATTCAGGCACTGCATGGGAGATGGGGTATGCCTATGCATCCGGAAAGAAAATCATATCCCTGAGGACTGATTTTAGGAAGGTCGGGGAAAATGAGCTTGTAAACCTGATGCTTGAGATGTCATCAAAAACGGTTTTTTGTGCTGAAGACATTCCCGGGATTTTAAAATCACCGTTTTAA